In one Arachis duranensis cultivar V14167 chromosome 9, aradu.V14167.gnm2.J7QH, whole genome shotgun sequence genomic region, the following are encoded:
- the LOC107463995 gene encoding F-box/kelch-repeat protein At3g23880-like isoform X1, whose product MGGRAMSQPRDEDDVIKRKGKALRTTAEHLLPSAAPPPFLPDEIITEILLRLPARLLVQLRSVCSSWKTLISSSRFASDHLRRSITAAEPSLSEPRIAYPRWWHKHNKFGDFSVRSVFEKPSTEGICFEGKRDYNIIGSCNGLLCLVDADHNKFHNRVNVILWNPCTGLTSQELEFEGLLNVCGFGYDHVSDSYKLVGIVNEEEKTLKPHKSATTIYTIGLNSSWRKIQDMAFKARYIENKEGVFVPGSGTLNWIVPGDGAFNPMVLSLDLEKETHSLFSPPNHKDMYCHFKILKLCVLRNYLAICCEHRTHCPVWLMKEYGVSESWTKLAMIPQYLNIHVTPLYLWENDVLLGTAAPYSRIIRYNLNNGNFKFPVIDGHRDGMMKVAPLSKHPMAAKRFHVYHESLVSPSHCGLLSSTSEMRWIKLIKVIKNPCLQSLPSEFLYWHTQSRGPRKKK is encoded by the coding sequence ATGGGAGGAAGAGCAATGTCGCAGCCACGCGATGAGGACGACGTTATCAAGAGGAAGGGGAAGGCTTTAAGAACCACCGCGGAACATCTCCTTCCTTCGGCGGCACCGCCGCCATTTCTTCCTGATGAGATCATCACCGAAATCCTGCTGAGGCTTCCAGCGAGGTTGCTTGTTCAgttaaggagtgtctgcagttCATGGAAAACCCTAATTTCCAGCTCCCGATTCGCCAGCGATCATCTTCGCCGTTCAATCACCGCCGCAGAACCAAGCTTGAGCGAGCCACGAATCGCTTATCCTAGATGGTGGCATAAACACAACAAATTCGGAGATTTCTCCGTACGATCCGTGTTCGAGAAGCCTTCTACGGAAGGGATTTGCTTCGAGGGAAAACGTGACTACAACATTATTGGCTCTTGCAATGGATTACTCTGCTTGGTTGATGCTGATCATAATAAGTTCCACAACCGTGTGAATGTCATCTTGTGGAACCCCTGCACTGGATTGACATCTCAAGAACTGGAATTTGAGGGTTTATTGAATGTTTGTGGCTTCGGCTATGACCATGTTAGTGACAGTTACAAGCTTGTTGGAATTGTAAATGAGGAAGAGAAAACACTAAAACCTCATAAATCTGCAACCACTATATATACAATTGGATtgaattcttcatggagaaagaTTCAGGATATGGCATTTAAGGCCAGATATATAGAGAATAAGGAAGGGGTATTCGTCCCCGGCAGCGGAACTCTTAATTGGATTGTTCCAGGTGATGGTGCTTTTAATCCCATGGTTCTTTCCCTTGATTTGGAGAAGGAGACTCATAGTTTGTTTTCCCCACCTAATCATAAGGATATGTATTGTCATTTCAAAATCCTAAAGTTATGTGTGCTGAGGAACTACCTTGCAATTTGTTGTGAACATAGAACTCATTGCCCTGTGTGGTTGATGAAGGAGTATGGAGTGTCTGAATCTTGGACTAAATTGGCCATGATCCCACAGTACCTTAACATACACGTTACTCCTCTGTATCTTTGGGAAAATGATGTTCTTCTGGGGACTGCTGCTCCTTATTCAAGAATAATTAGGTATAACTTAAACAATGGCAACTTTAAGTTCCCTGTCATTGATGGCCACAGGGATGGCATGATGAAAGTTGCTCCTTTGTCTAAGCACCCGATGGCAGCGAAGCGATTCCATGTTTATCATGAAAGCTTGGTTTCTCCATCACACTGTGGTCTTCTAAGTAGCACATCTGAAATGCGTTGGATCAAACTCATCAAAGTCATAAAAAACCCATGTCTACAATCTCTTCCAAGTGAATTCCTCTATTG